The window CGTATCGTTCTCATAGGCTTTAGGTATTAATAACACAAACTTACCATCTGCATTTGTTATGGTACCAATAGTTGTATTTTGCACATAGACACTTGCATTTTCAATAGGCAGCATGCTCATAAAATCTGCAACCTTATTTTTAATTTCAGTTTGGGCTGTTGCAAAGTTCGTTGCTAGTAAAACCAGAACAATTACTAAGGATTTGATTGGGGTTGTTTTCATCTTAAACATTTTTATTATTTGGTAGCGGGTCCAAAACCCGTTCCATTATTTACAATTTTGGCGAAAATCAACATAGTGATTTTCGCCAAAACAATAACTCTTTTATATACTAGATGGCTTACAATGTCAGCCATCTATTACCATTTTGGCGCTAACCTTTATTTGATTTTCGCTTAAAAGATAACACTATTTATTTAGTCGCTGGCTTATAGTCCTTACCATCTATTACCATTTTAGCGATAATTTCTCTTAAAATTTCAGAAGTACCACCTCCAATTGGACCTAATCTACTATCTCTTAATAGTCGTGCCAATGGATACTCTTCCATGTAACCATAACCACCTAAAAACTGAAGACAATCATATATAGCATCATCTGCAACCTTCGTTGATTTTAATTTAGACATTGTTGCTTCTTTTACAACATATTCACCTTTACCTAATCTAGCAGCAATCGTATAATTAAATGTTTTACAGATTTCTACTTCTGTAATATGATCTGCTAAACGATGTCTTAAGGCCTGAAAACGATCTATTGTTTTTCCAAAAGCCGTACGCTCTGACATGTATTGCATGGTATACTCTATAGCAAACTCTGCTCTAGCATGTGCATTCACACCCATTATTAGACGCTCTGTAGCAAAATGTTGCATAATATATGCAAATCCTTTGTTTTCCTCTCCCATTAAATTAGACGCTGGTATGCTTACATTATCAAATGCAATCTCACCAGTATCCGATGCTCTCCAACCTAATTTATCTAATTTAGTTGCAGATACACCCGGCGTATCTCTATCAATTAAAAAAATACTAATGCCCTTGTTTCCTAATTCAGGATTTGTTTTTGCTGCTACTACTAGGTAATCGCTGTAGACGCCGTTTGTAATAAACGTTTTAGACCCATTAATAACATAAGTATCTCCTTTTTTAACCGCTGTAGATCGCATTCCTGCAACATCACTACCTCCAAAAGGTTCTGTTATACATAGACAACCAATCATGTCTCCCGTAATACTAGCTGTTAAATATTTTTCTTTTATAGCCTCGCTTCCTTC is drawn from Psychroserpens sp. NJDZ02 and contains these coding sequences:
- a CDS encoding acyl-CoA dehydrogenase family protein — translated: MENMYFSEEHNLFRDSLRDFLKKEVVPHIDKWEKTGSIERFIWKKFGDMGFFGISYPEQYGGMDLDIFYMVILLEELQKINSAGFAAAMWAHAYLAMTHLKAEGSEAIKEKYLTASITGDMIGCLCITEPFGGSDVAGMRSTAVKKGDTYVINGSKTFITNGVYSDYLVVAAKTNPELGNKGISIFLIDRDTPGVSATKLDKLGWRASDTGEIAFDNVSIPASNLMGEENKGFAYIMQHFATERLIMGVNAHARAEFAIEYTMQYMSERTAFGKTIDRFQALRHRLADHITEVEICKTFNYTIAARLGKGEYVVKEATMSKLKSTKVADDAIYDCLQFLGGYGYMEEYPLARLLRDSRLGPIGGGTSEILREIIAKMVIDGKDYKPATK